The following are from one region of the Mycobacteriales bacterium genome:
- a CDS encoding NUDIX hydrolase — protein sequence MKQVVRAAAALLTDGQQRALLVQQGYGQRRWGLPGSGIRADDLPVRAVVREVRVETALEIEVVDLIGLYHLSGNEPEGEEGLPDLLTYVFGCRVAGGEPVLNEMGRISRLGWYDLSDVPHPATTTAKAAMKDAAAGRSGVVADLSR from the coding sequence ATGAAACAGGTGGTGCGGGCGGCGGCCGCACTGCTCACCGACGGACAACAGCGCGCCTTGCTCGTGCAACAGGGCTACGGACAGCGCCGCTGGGGCCTGCCGGGCTCCGGGATCCGCGCCGACGACCTGCCCGTTCGGGCGGTGGTGCGCGAGGTGCGGGTGGAGACGGCGTTGGAGATCGAGGTCGTCGACCTCATCGGTCTCTATCACCTCAGCGGTAACGAGCCCGAGGGCGAGGAAGGGCTGCCCGACCTGCTCACCTACGTCTTCGGGTGCCGGGTGGCGGGCGGCGAGCCGGTGCTGAACGAGATGGGGCGGATCTCCCGGCTCGGCTGGTACGACCTGTCCGACGTCCCGCATCCGGCGACCACGACCGCCAAGGCGGCGATGAAGGACGCGGCCGCCGGCCGCTCGGGCGTGGTCGCCGACCTGTCCCGCTGA
- the lgt gene encoding prolipoprotein diacylglyceryl transferase, which translates to MNLAYLPSPTQNAWQLGPFPIRAYAVCIILGVVIAIMIGERRWVARGGRRGTFTDIAVWAVPFGLVGARIYHVVTDPELYFGAGRDPIDAFKVWDGGLGIWGAVIFGALGAWIGLHRRGIKLAPFADAAAPALAVAQAAGRFGNWFNNELYGARTTKPWGLTIYNIDPATHHAVTVNGKPEVLGHFQPTFLYECLWDLGTAGLVVWADRRFQLGRGRAFALYVMTYTVGRGWIEYLRVDPANHIFGLRLNDWVAMLCFLGALVYFLTHRGPREQPAELGGDPGEGPGHPSDDAPGGTAEDSTSTAGRAPDVPSSRVDEP; encoded by the coding sequence GTGAACCTGGCGTACCTCCCGAGCCCGACGCAGAACGCGTGGCAGCTCGGCCCGTTCCCCATCCGGGCCTACGCCGTGTGCATCATCCTCGGTGTCGTCATCGCCATCATGATCGGCGAGCGGCGGTGGGTCGCTCGCGGCGGGCGGCGGGGGACGTTCACCGACATCGCGGTCTGGGCGGTGCCCTTCGGCCTGGTCGGTGCCCGGATCTACCACGTGGTCACCGATCCGGAGCTCTACTTCGGCGCCGGACGCGACCCGATCGACGCGTTCAAGGTCTGGGACGGGGGACTCGGCATCTGGGGCGCCGTCATCTTCGGCGCACTCGGTGCCTGGATCGGGCTGCACCGCCGCGGCATCAAACTGGCGCCGTTCGCCGACGCCGCCGCTCCGGCCCTCGCCGTCGCGCAGGCCGCCGGCCGGTTCGGCAACTGGTTCAACAACGAGCTCTACGGCGCCAGGACCACGAAGCCGTGGGGCCTGACCATCTACAACATCGATCCCGCGACGCACCACGCGGTCACCGTGAACGGAAAGCCGGAGGTGCTCGGCCATTTCCAGCCGACATTCCTCTACGAGTGCCTGTGGGATCTGGGGACTGCGGGACTGGTGGTGTGGGCCGACCGGCGCTTCCAGCTCGGCCGGGGCCGGGCGTTCGCGCTCTACGTGATGACCTACACCGTCGGCCGCGGCTGGATCGAATACCTGCGGGTCGACCCCGCCAACCACATCTTCGGACTGCGACTCAACGACTGGGTCGCGATGCTGTGCTTCCTCGGCGCGCTCGTCTACTTCCTCACCCACCGCGGACCGCGCGAACAGCCCGCCGAGCTGGGCGGCGACCCGGGAGAGGGGCCGGGCCACCCGTCCGACGATGCGCCGGGTGGGACGGCCGAGGACTCCACATCGACCGCAGGTCGGGCCCCCGACGTACCCTCCTCGCGTGTCGACGAGCCATGA
- a CDS encoding VIT1/CCC1 transporter family protein — protein MSTSHDPERPADGEPVDAEIHHSHRDVTGGWLRPAVFGVMDGLVSNVSLIAGVAGGGVSAHTVTLTGLAGLVAGAVSMATGEYTSVSSQTELTRQEISVEQREIHRSPDAEMRELAELYESRGVEPAVARTVAEQLSANPDQAWRVHAREELGVDPDDLPSPWTAAASSFCAFTVGAFVPLLPYLLGASSFLIAAILSAVGLFVTGAVTARFTNRSWIYSGTRQLLLGGFAAAATYGIGRAVGAGVG, from the coding sequence GTGTCGACGAGCCATGACCCTGAGCGGCCGGCGGACGGCGAGCCGGTGGATGCGGAGATCCACCACTCCCACCGCGACGTCACCGGCGGCTGGCTGCGGCCGGCGGTATTCGGTGTCATGGACGGACTGGTCTCCAACGTCTCGCTGATCGCCGGGGTCGCCGGCGGCGGCGTCTCGGCGCACACGGTCACCCTCACCGGGCTCGCGGGTCTGGTCGCCGGCGCAGTGTCGATGGCCACGGGCGAATACACCTCCGTGTCGTCGCAGACCGAGCTGACCCGGCAGGAGATTTCGGTCGAGCAGCGCGAGATCCACCGCAGCCCTGACGCCGAGATGCGCGAGCTCGCCGAGCTCTACGAGTCGCGCGGAGTCGAACCCGCCGTCGCCCGCACGGTGGCCGAGCAGCTCTCCGCCAACCCCGACCAGGCCTGGCGGGTACATGCCCGGGAGGAGCTCGGCGTCGACCCCGACGACCTGCCATCGCCGTGGACCGCCGCCGCGTCGTCGTTCTGCGCGTTCACCGTGGGTGCATTCGTCCCGTTGCTGCCCTACCTGCTCGGGGCCTCGTCCTTTCTCATCGCCGCGATCCTGTCCGCGGTGGGGTTGTTCGTGACCGGCGCGGTGACCGCGCGCTTCACCAACCGCAGCTGGATATACAGTGGCACCCGCCAACTTCTGCTCGGCGGATTTGCCGCCGCGGCCACCTATGGGATAGGACGGGCCGTCGGAGCAGGCGTGGGATAA
- the gltB gene encoding glutamate synthase large subunit produces the protein MSSPVSSTHHPRRREAPVSRYSAVPAARGLYDPADEHDACGVAFVVDARGRRSHRIIEQGLTALHNLDHRGAAGAEASSGDGAGLLLQVPDGFLRAVVDLPLPAPVGDGSPTYAVGMAFLPNDVAERAATVAAVERIARDENMTVLGWRDVPTEAAGLGRTARSVMPAFAHLFLAGPDGESGLALERRAFCVRKRVEHEADVYFPSLSARTLVYKGMLTTDQLPTFFPDLSDPRLQSAIALVHSRFSTNTFPSWPLAHPYRYVAHNGEINTIKGNRNWMRAREALLRSDLLPGDLSRLSPICTPGASDSATFDEVLELLQLAGRSLPHAVLMMIPEAWENHTEMDPARRAFYEFHSTLMEPWDGPACVAFTDGTVIGAVLDRNGLRPSRWWRTDDDLVVLASEVGVLDIAPERIVAKGRLRPGRMFLVDTDKGRIVDDDEIKAELAAERPYDEWLHAGLMHLPDLPDREHRVVSHEAVVRRQQVFGYTEEELRVLLAPMAIKGAEPIGSMGTDTPVAALSEPPRLIYDYFSQLFAQVTNPPLDAIREELVTSLAGTIGPEQNLLRPTAASCRQVVVPYPVIDNDELAKIININEDGDLPGFAAVTVSGLYDVAGGGAALREAIERVRGEVSAAIAAGARIVVLSDRGSNERQAPIPSLLLTAAVHHHLVRARTRTRVGLVVESGDCREVHHVALLMGFGAAAVNPYLAFETIDDLTAAGVIPGEPRDAVRNYVKALGKGVLKVMSKMGISTVGSYTGAQVFEALGLSHEVVDDYFTGTSSKLGGVGLDVLAEEVASRHRRAYPPNISATAHRRLNIGGEYQWRREGPIHLFNPETVFLLQHATRSRQFEVFKRYTSAVDDLSRKAATLRGLFALRDDVRPPVPIEEVEPVSEIVKRFSTGAMSYGSISKEAHETLAIAMNRLGGKSNTGEGGEDADRFVADDNGDLRRSAIKQVASGRFGVTSEYLVNADDLQIKMAQGAKPGEGGQLPGGKIYPWIARTRHSTPGVGLISPPPHHDIYSIEDLAQLIHDLKNANPEARVHVKLVAEVGVGTVAAGVSKAHADVVLISGHDGGTGAAPLTSLKHGGAPWELGLAETQQTLLLNGLRDRIVVQTDGQLKTGRDVIVAALLGAEEYGFATAPLVVSGCVMMRVCHLDTCPVGVATQNPELRKKFSGKPEFVVTFFQYIAEEVREHLAAMGFRSLDEAIGHAELLDTRGAVDHWKANGLDLAPLFETPELPAGGSRHRVIAQDHALDKALDNTLIQLCEGALLDGAPVKLDLPVRNVNRTVGAMLGSLVTRRYGADGLPDDTIDLTFTGSAGQSFGAFIPRGMTMRLFGDANDYLAKGLSGGRVIVRPSEKARFAAEEHVIAGNVIGYGATSGELFVRGLVGERFCVRNSGATAVVEGVGDHGCEYMTGGNVVVLGATGRNFAAGMSGGAAFVLDLVEGRVNGEMVDVEELSDPDREWLHDIVERHTTETGSAVGAALLADWSTRADGFRKIMPRDFKRVLEATREAEAMGRSVDEAIMEAARG, from the coding sequence ATGTCGTCCCCTGTCAGCAGCACCCATCACCCTCGACGACGGGAGGCCCCTGTGTCGCGCTACTCCGCCGTACCCGCCGCCCGGGGCCTCTATGACCCGGCCGACGAACACGACGCCTGTGGGGTCGCGTTCGTGGTCGACGCACGCGGCCGTCGTTCGCACCGCATCATCGAGCAGGGCCTGACGGCGCTGCACAACCTCGACCACCGCGGCGCCGCCGGCGCCGAGGCGTCCTCCGGCGACGGAGCGGGGCTGCTGCTGCAGGTGCCGGACGGGTTCCTGCGTGCCGTCGTCGACCTTCCGCTGCCCGCGCCCGTGGGCGACGGGAGCCCCACATACGCCGTGGGCATGGCGTTTCTGCCCAACGACGTCGCCGAGCGGGCCGCGACGGTCGCCGCCGTCGAACGGATCGCGCGCGACGAGAACATGACGGTGCTCGGGTGGCGCGACGTGCCGACCGAGGCGGCCGGGCTCGGCCGCACCGCGCGGTCGGTGATGCCGGCGTTCGCGCACCTGTTCCTCGCCGGACCCGACGGCGAGTCCGGGCTGGCCCTGGAGCGTCGCGCGTTCTGCGTCCGCAAGCGGGTCGAGCACGAAGCCGACGTCTACTTTCCCTCGCTGTCGGCGCGCACCCTCGTCTACAAGGGGATGCTGACCACCGACCAGCTGCCGACGTTCTTTCCCGACTTGTCCGATCCGCGGCTGCAGTCCGCAATTGCCCTGGTGCACAGCCGGTTCTCGACCAACACCTTCCCGTCCTGGCCGCTCGCGCATCCCTACCGCTACGTCGCGCACAACGGCGAGATCAACACCATCAAGGGCAACCGCAACTGGATGCGGGCCCGCGAGGCGCTGCTCCGGAGCGACCTGCTGCCCGGCGACCTGTCCCGGCTGTCGCCGATCTGTACGCCGGGGGCGAGTGATTCGGCGACCTTCGACGAGGTCCTCGAGCTGCTCCAGCTCGCCGGCCGGTCGCTGCCGCACGCGGTGCTGATGATGATCCCCGAGGCGTGGGAGAACCACACCGAGATGGATCCGGCCCGGCGCGCCTTCTACGAGTTCCACTCGACCCTGATGGAGCCGTGGGACGGACCGGCCTGCGTCGCCTTCACCGACGGCACCGTGATCGGTGCGGTGCTCGACCGCAACGGTCTGCGCCCGTCGCGCTGGTGGCGTACCGACGACGATCTCGTCGTCCTCGCCAGTGAGGTCGGTGTCCTCGACATCGCACCGGAGCGGATCGTGGCCAAGGGCCGGCTGCGGCCCGGCCGGATGTTCCTCGTCGACACCGACAAGGGGCGCATCGTCGACGACGACGAGATCAAGGCCGAGCTCGCCGCCGAGCGTCCCTACGACGAGTGGCTGCACGCCGGCCTCATGCATCTTCCGGACCTGCCCGACCGCGAGCACCGGGTCGTCAGCCACGAGGCGGTCGTGCGGCGGCAGCAGGTCTTCGGTTACACCGAGGAGGAGTTGCGCGTCCTGCTCGCCCCGATGGCGATCAAGGGCGCCGAGCCGATCGGCTCGATGGGCACCGACACCCCGGTCGCCGCGCTCTCCGAACCGCCGCGGCTGATCTATGACTACTTCAGCCAGCTGTTCGCGCAGGTCACCAACCCGCCGCTCGACGCGATCCGCGAGGAGCTGGTGACCTCGCTCGCCGGCACGATCGGGCCGGAGCAGAACCTGCTGCGCCCGACCGCGGCGTCCTGCCGTCAGGTGGTGGTGCCCTACCCGGTGATCGACAACGATGAGCTCGCCAAGATCATCAACATCAACGAGGACGGCGACCTGCCCGGCTTCGCCGCGGTCACCGTCTCCGGGCTCTACGACGTCGCCGGCGGCGGCGCGGCGCTGCGTGAGGCGATCGAGCGCGTGCGCGGCGAGGTCTCCGCCGCGATCGCGGCCGGGGCGCGCATCGTCGTCCTTTCCGACCGGGGCAGCAACGAGCGTCAGGCGCCGATCCCGTCGCTGCTGCTCACCGCCGCCGTGCACCATCACCTGGTCCGCGCCCGCACCCGTACCCGGGTCGGTCTGGTCGTCGAGTCCGGCGACTGCCGTGAGGTGCACCACGTCGCGCTGCTGATGGGTTTCGGCGCGGCAGCGGTCAACCCCTACCTGGCGTTCGAGACGATCGACGACCTCACCGCCGCCGGCGTCATCCCCGGCGAGCCGCGCGATGCGGTGCGTAACTACGTCAAGGCGCTGGGTAAGGGCGTGTTGAAGGTGATGTCCAAGATGGGCATCAGCACGGTCGGCTCCTACACCGGCGCGCAGGTCTTCGAAGCACTCGGGCTGTCGCACGAGGTGGTCGACGACTACTTCACCGGCACCTCCTCGAAGCTCGGCGGGGTCGGCCTCGACGTCCTCGCCGAGGAGGTCGCGAGCCGGCACCGGAGGGCCTACCCGCCCAACATCAGCGCCACTGCCCACCGGCGGCTCAACATCGGCGGCGAATACCAGTGGCGGCGCGAGGGGCCGATCCACCTGTTCAACCCGGAGACCGTGTTCCTGCTGCAGCATGCGACCCGCAGCCGGCAGTTCGAGGTCTTCAAGCGCTACACGTCCGCGGTCGACGACCTGTCCCGGAAGGCCGCCACGCTGCGCGGTCTGTTCGCGCTGCGCGACGACGTCCGGCCGCCGGTGCCGATCGAGGAGGTCGAGCCGGTCAGCGAGATCGTCAAGCGCTTCTCGACCGGCGCGATGTCCTACGGGTCGATCTCCAAGGAGGCGCACGAGACCCTCGCGATCGCGATGAACCGGCTCGGGGGCAAGTCCAACACCGGCGAGGGCGGTGAGGACGCCGACCGGTTCGTCGCCGACGACAACGGCGACCTGCGGCGCAGCGCGATCAAGCAGGTGGCCAGCGGCCGGTTCGGCGTCACCAGCGAATACCTCGTCAACGCCGACGACCTGCAGATCAAGATGGCGCAGGGCGCGAAGCCGGGCGAGGGCGGACAGCTGCCGGGCGGCAAGATCTATCCGTGGATCGCCCGGACCCGGCACTCCACGCCGGGCGTCGGCCTGATCAGCCCGCCGCCGCACCACGACATCTACTCGATCGAAGACCTTGCGCAACTGATCCACGACCTGAAGAACGCCAACCCCGAGGCGCGGGTGCACGTCAAGCTCGTGGCCGAGGTAGGCGTCGGCACCGTGGCGGCCGGGGTTTCCAAGGCACACGCGGACGTCGTACTCATCTCCGGCCACGACGGCGGCACCGGCGCGGCGCCACTGACCAGCCTCAAACACGGCGGGGCGCCGTGGGAGCTGGGGCTGGCCGAGACCCAGCAGACGCTGCTGCTCAACGGGTTGCGCGACCGGATCGTCGTGCAGACCGACGGCCAGCTCAAGACCGGCCGGGACGTGATCGTCGCCGCGCTGCTGGGCGCCGAGGAGTACGGCTTCGCCACCGCGCCGCTCGTCGTCTCCGGCTGCGTGATGATGCGTGTCTGTCACCTCGACACCTGCCCCGTCGGCGTCGCGACGCAGAACCCTGAGCTGCGCAAGAAGTTCAGCGGCAAGCCGGAGTTCGTCGTCACCTTCTTCCAGTACATCGCCGAAGAGGTGCGCGAACACCTCGCCGCGATGGGCTTCCGCAGCCTCGACGAGGCGATCGGGCACGCCGAGCTGCTGGACACCCGCGGCGCGGTCGATCACTGGAAGGCAAACGGCCTCGACCTGGCGCCGCTCTTCGAGACGCCCGAGCTGCCGGCCGGAGGATCGCGGCACCGTGTCATCGCCCAGGATCACGCGCTCGACAAGGCGCTCGACAACACGCTGATCCAGCTGTGCGAGGGCGCGCTGCTCGACGGTGCGCCGGTGAAGCTCGACCTGCCGGTGCGCAACGTCAACCGCACGGTCGGTGCGATGCTCGGCTCGCTGGTCACCCGGCGCTACGGCGCCGACGGTCTCCCGGACGACACCATCGACCTCACCTTCACCGGTTCGGCGGGACAGTCCTTCGGCGCGTTCATCCCGCGGGGCATGACGATGCGGCTCTTCGGCGACGCCAACGACTACCTCGCGAAGGGCCTCTCGGGCGGGCGGGTCATCGTGCGGCCGTCGGAGAAGGCCCGGTTCGCCGCGGAGGAGCACGTGATCGCCGGCAACGTCATCGGCTACGGCGCGACCAGTGGCGAGCTGTTCGTCCGCGGCCTGGTCGGTGAGCGTTTCTGTGTCCGCAACTCGGGAGCCACCGCGGTCGTGGAGGGCGTGGGTGACCACGGCTGCGAATACATGACCGGCGGCAACGTCGTCGTCCTCGGCGCGACCGGCCGCAACTTCGCGGCCGGGATGTCCGGCGGTGCGGCGTTCGTGCTCGACCTCGTCGAAGGCCGGGTCAACGGCGAGATGGTCGACGTCGAGGAGCTGTCCGACCCCGACCGGGAGTGGCTGCACGACATCGTCGAGCGGCACACCACGGAGACCGGCTCGGCCGTCGGCGCCGCGTTGCTGGCCGACTGGTCGACCCGCGCCGACGGGTTCCGCAAGATCATGCCGCGGGACTTCAAGCGGGTGCTCGAGGCGACGAGGGAGGCCGAGGCGATGGGCCGGTCCGTCGACGAGGCGATCATGGAGGCGGCTCGTGGCTGA
- a CDS encoding glutamate synthase subunit beta translates to MADPTGFMNHDRELPTRRPVDVRIQDWREVYEDFPLGTLRTQATRCMDCGIPFCHHGCPLGNLIPEWNDLVRRGDWREAGERLHATNNFPEFTGRLCPAPCESSCVLGINSDPVTIKQIEVEIADKIWDEGWATPAVPERKTGRRVAVVGSGPSGLAAAQQLTRAGHAVTVYERADRIGGLLRYGIPEFKMEKRHLNRRLEQMAAEGTEFVTSCNVGVDITADELRSTYDAVVLAGGATVPRDLPVPGREFDGVHFAMDYLPGSNRVQEGDIEAPPITAAGKNVVIIGGGDTGADCLGTAHRQGAASVHQLEILTRPPDARTDKMPWPTYPMTFRVSSAHEEGGERVYAVNTEHFVGDEQGRLRAIKLHEVTMEGGKFVKVEGTERELPCELVLLAMGFTGAQREGLLTDLGVEFDARGNVARDGSFATAVPGVFVAGDMGRGQSLIVWAIAEGRAAAAATDAFLSGQTSLPAPIEPTTLALR, encoded by the coding sequence GTGGCTGACCCCACCGGATTCATGAACCACGATCGTGAGCTGCCGACCCGGCGGCCGGTCGACGTACGGATCCAGGACTGGCGTGAGGTCTACGAAGACTTCCCGCTGGGCACGCTGCGCACCCAGGCGACCCGCTGCATGGACTGCGGCATCCCGTTCTGCCACCACGGATGCCCGCTGGGCAACCTGATCCCGGAGTGGAACGACCTGGTCCGCCGCGGTGACTGGCGGGAGGCCGGTGAGCGGCTGCACGCCACCAACAACTTCCCGGAGTTCACCGGCCGGCTGTGCCCCGCGCCGTGCGAGTCGTCCTGCGTACTCGGCATCAACTCCGACCCGGTGACGATCAAGCAGATCGAGGTCGAGATCGCCGACAAGATCTGGGACGAGGGCTGGGCGACCCCGGCCGTGCCGGAGCGCAAGACCGGCCGGCGCGTCGCGGTGGTCGGCTCCGGGCCGTCCGGGCTGGCGGCGGCGCAGCAGCTCACCCGGGCCGGGCACGCGGTGACCGTCTACGAGCGGGCCGACCGGATCGGCGGTCTGCTCCGTTACGGCATCCCCGAGTTCAAGATGGAGAAGCGTCACCTCAACCGGCGGCTCGAGCAGATGGCGGCCGAAGGCACCGAGTTCGTCACCTCGTGCAACGTCGGCGTCGACATCACCGCGGACGAGCTGCGGTCGACCTACGACGCGGTTGTGCTCGCCGGCGGCGCCACAGTGCCCCGCGACCTGCCGGTGCCGGGTCGCGAGTTCGACGGGGTGCACTTCGCGATGGACTACCTCCCCGGCTCCAACCGGGTGCAGGAGGGCGACATCGAGGCGCCACCGATCACGGCGGCCGGCAAGAACGTCGTCATCATCGGCGGCGGCGACACCGGCGCGGACTGCCTCGGCACCGCCCACCGCCAGGGTGCGGCGAGCGTGCACCAGCTGGAGATCCTGACCCGCCCGCCGGACGCCCGCACCGACAAGATGCCGTGGCCGACGTACCCGATGACCTTTCGGGTCTCCAGCGCGCACGAGGAAGGCGGCGAGCGGGTCTACGCCGTCAACACCGAACACTTCGTCGGCGACGAGCAGGGTCGGCTGCGTGCGATCAAACTGCACGAGGTGACGATGGAGGGCGGGAAGTTCGTCAAGGTCGAGGGCACCGAACGCGAACTGCCGTGTGAGCTGGTCCTGCTCGCGATGGGCTTCACCGGCGCGCAGCGCGAGGGCCTGCTGACCGACCTCGGCGTCGAGTTCGACGCCCGCGGCAACGTCGCGCGGGACGGCTCGTTCGCGACCGCCGTGCCCGGCGTCTTCGTCGCCGGCGACATGGGCCGCGGCCAGTCGTTGATCGTGTGGGCCATCGCGGAGGGCCGCGCGGCGGCCGCGGCGACCGACGCCTTCCTCTCCGGCCAGACCTCGCTACCGGCGCCGATCGAGCCGACCACGCTGGCGCTTCGCTGA
- a CDS encoding aldo/keto reductase, translated as MSFPLANRRLGRSDLQVSALGMGCWAIGGEMAAGQQALGYAGTDDETSLAALRRAVDVGVTLFDTADAYGAGHSERLLATILQENPQVLVATKFGNTIDEESRQLTGVDVSPAYVRRAAQASLRRLGRDRIDLYQLHASDVTPAQAEDLVAVLEDLVAAGSVGWYGTSTDDPDKAELFAAAPHCAALQIQLNVLDDNQPMLAMCEKYDLAPLCRSPLAMGLLGGRYTAASTLPADDVRGRQPEWLRWFADGRPNPEFLERIDTVRAILTADGRTLAQGALAWIWAHDERAVPLPGFRNSAQVDDNTGALRLGALTADQHDAVERALGR; from the coding sequence ATGTCTTTTCCGCTAGCGAACCGCCGACTCGGGCGGTCGGACCTGCAGGTGAGCGCGCTCGGCATGGGCTGCTGGGCCATCGGCGGCGAGATGGCCGCGGGTCAGCAGGCACTCGGCTACGCCGGAACCGATGACGAGACGTCGCTCGCCGCGCTGCGCCGCGCGGTCGACGTCGGCGTGACGCTCTTCGACACCGCGGACGCCTACGGCGCCGGGCACAGTGAACGGTTGCTGGCGACGATCCTGCAGGAGAACCCGCAGGTGCTGGTGGCGACGAAGTTCGGCAACACCATCGACGAGGAGTCCCGGCAGCTGACCGGTGTCGACGTGTCCCCGGCGTATGTGCGTCGGGCGGCGCAGGCATCGCTCCGGCGGCTCGGCCGCGACCGCATCGATCTCTACCAACTCCATGCCTCCGACGTCACCCCCGCCCAAGCCGAGGACCTCGTCGCGGTGCTGGAGGACCTGGTGGCGGCCGGATCGGTCGGCTGGTACGGCACGAGCACCGACGATCCGGACAAGGCCGAGCTGTTCGCGGCGGCGCCGCACTGCGCCGCGTTGCAGATCCAGCTCAACGTGCTCGACGACAACCAGCCGATGTTGGCGATGTGCGAGAAGTACGACCTTGCGCCGTTGTGCCGCTCGCCGCTGGCGATGGGACTGCTGGGCGGTCGCTACACGGCCGCCAGCACGCTGCCCGCGGACGACGTCCGCGGTCGGCAGCCCGAATGGCTGCGGTGGTTCGCCGATGGCCGGCCGAACCCGGAATTCCTCGAGCGTATCGACACCGTCCGCGCCATCCTCACCGCAGACGGCCGGACCCTCGCCCAGGGCGCGCTCGCCTGGATCTGGGCGCACGACGAGCGGGCCGTGCCGCTCCCGGGATTCCGCAACAGCGCGCAGGTCGACGACAACACCGGCGCCCTGCGCCTCGGTGCGCTCACCGCCGACCAGCACGACGCGGTCGAGCGGGCGTTGGGTCGCTGA
- a CDS encoding epoxide hydrolase, whose protein sequence is MTPFRVEVSDADLADLRERLGRTRWPDAETVDDWSQGVPLGYLRELCRYWAEGHDWRATEARLNAFPQFRTEIDGLGIHFLHVRSPHPDALPLVVTHGWPGSVVEFLKVIGPLTDPTAHGGAAGDAFHVVCPSLPGYGFSDKPARPGWNVQRTAGAWMQLMARLGYQRYGAQGGDWGTSITTSIGQQDTDHVVGIHLNPPIAAPDPATFDDLTETERSALAALEQAQEWGSGYAEEHTTKPQTVGYGLVDSPAALCAWIVEKFWGWTDNDGHLDDVLTRDEVLDDVALYWFTATGASSARMYWESFRQVSEWFTRSTDDIVTVPTGCSIFPKENPRPSRRWAARRYTDIRQWHELDKGGHFAAFEQPAVFVDELRSFFRPLR, encoded by the coding sequence CTGACGCCGTTCCGCGTCGAGGTGTCCGACGCCGACCTGGCTGATCTACGCGAACGGCTCGGGCGGACCCGGTGGCCGGACGCGGAGACGGTCGACGACTGGTCTCAGGGTGTGCCGCTCGGCTACCTGCGAGAGCTCTGTCGCTACTGGGCCGAGGGCCATGACTGGCGGGCGACCGAGGCACGTCTGAACGCATTTCCCCAGTTCCGCACGGAGATCGACGGTCTCGGGATCCACTTCCTGCACGTCCGATCACCTCACCCCGATGCCCTGCCCCTCGTCGTCACCCACGGCTGGCCGGGCTCGGTCGTCGAGTTCCTCAAGGTGATCGGACCGTTGACCGATCCCACGGCTCATGGCGGCGCGGCCGGCGATGCGTTCCACGTCGTGTGCCCGTCGCTGCCGGGATATGGCTTCAGCGACAAACCCGCCCGGCCGGGATGGAATGTGCAGCGCACCGCCGGTGCGTGGATGCAGCTGATGGCCCGGCTCGGTTACCAGCGATACGGCGCGCAGGGCGGCGATTGGGGCACGAGCATCACCACAAGCATCGGTCAGCAGGACACCGACCACGTCGTCGGGATCCACCTCAACCCGCCGATCGCGGCCCCCGACCCGGCCACGTTCGACGACCTGACCGAGACGGAGCGGTCCGCGCTGGCGGCGCTGGAACAGGCTCAGGAATGGGGATCCGGTTACGCGGAGGAGCACACGACCAAGCCCCAGACCGTCGGATACGGGCTCGTCGACTCCCCCGCCGCTCTGTGCGCGTGGATCGTCGAGAAGTTCTGGGGCTGGACCGACAACGACGGTCACCTCGACGACGTACTCACCCGCGACGAGGTCCTCGACGACGTCGCGCTGTACTGGTTCACCGCGACCGGCGCGTCGTCGGCGCGCATGTATTGGGAGAGCTTCCGGCAGGTCTCCGAATGGTTCACCCGGTCGACCGACGACATCGTCACCGTTCCCACGGGGTGTTCCATCTTCCCGAAGGAGAACCCCCGCCCCTCACGCCGCTGGGCGGCACGGCGCTACACCGACATCCGGCAGTGGCACGAGCTCGACAAGGGCGGCCACTTCGCCGCGTTCGAGCAGCCCGCGGTGTTCGTCGACGAACTCCGGTCCTTCTTCCGCCCGCTTCGATGA
- a CDS encoding ABATE domain-containing protein — protein MSDFDFIADRPVLDFVATVAERGTAGEEKLRRPRDLAVWAREAGIVDGPVKVTADQLAHARAVREALFGLITAAIDDRRPSRADRDLVNAAASGVAPTLNLTGAGTVARRGDIASVLAALAQDGLDLYDSADADSLRRCADPHCTRVFLDRSRGGRRRWCGMKGCGDRAKAASYRQRMRDSEAG, from the coding sequence GTGAGCGACTTCGACTTCATCGCCGACCGGCCGGTCCTCGATTTCGTCGCGACGGTCGCGGAGCGGGGTACCGCCGGCGAGGAGAAGTTGCGTCGGCCGCGTGATCTGGCTGTGTGGGCACGCGAGGCAGGCATCGTCGACGGCCCGGTGAAGGTGACGGCCGACCAACTCGCCCACGCTCGCGCCGTTCGGGAGGCGCTGTTCGGGCTGATTACCGCCGCGATCGATGATCGCCGGCCGTCCCGGGCCGACCGCGACCTGGTCAATGCCGCGGCATCCGGTGTGGCGCCGACGTTGAATCTGACCGGCGCCGGCACCGTGGCCCGCCGTGGCGACATCGCGTCGGTACTGGCCGCGCTCGCACAGGACGGGCTGGACCTCTACGACAGCGCCGACGCCGATTCACTTCGTCGATGCGCGGACCCTCATTGCACCCGGGTGTTCCTCGACCGGTCGCGCGGGGGGCGCCGTCGCTGGTGTGGCATGAAGGGGTGCGGCGACCGCGCCAAGGCGGCGAGCTACCGGCAGCGGATGCGGGATTCCGAAGCCGGGTAG